The Thermogemmatispora onikobensis nucleotide sequence GATCGCCCTGAATATCGGGGAGCTGGCCCGCCATCTGCCTTCCGCTGGCGGCTTCTTTACTTATATCGGTCGCTCGCTCGGCTCCATTCCTGGCTGGGTGACCGGCTGGATCTTCGATCTGGCCTATCTGTTGATTGTTCCTCTGCAGCTGCTGGTTCTGGGTCCGGTGGCCGATTCGATTGTGCCTCTGGGTCCCTATGGCTGGGCTATCTGGGCTTGCATTTTTGCAGTGGTGATTTTTGCGCTGACGTACTTCGGCATTAAGGTCTCCGCCGATGTGGGCGTGGTGCTTGGCTGCATCGAGATCGGGGTCTTTTTGCTGCTGGCTCTGTGGCTCATTGTGACCGCTGGGAACAATAATACGCTGGCAGCCTTTAATCCGGCTTCCAGCGCGCAGTCCGGTTTCGGCGGCTGGCAGGGCGTACTACTGGGGATGATCTTTACTGTGCTGGCTTTTGCTGGCTATGAGTCCTCGGCTCCCCTGGCTGAGGAAACGCGCGATCCGCGCCGTACCGTGCCTCTGGCGATTGTGCTGGCCGCTCTCTTGATCGGTCTTTTCTATGTCTTCTGTTCTTATGCCGCGGTGGTCGGCTGGGGGCCGGCGAAAATCGCTTCTTATACCGGCGATCCAAACCCCTGGGGAACAATGGCGCAGCGCGTTTGGGGTGGCTTCAGCATCATTGTGAATCTGGCGATTCTGAATAGCGCTCTGGCCAACTCGAACGCCGGGGTGAACGCTGTGTCGCGGGTGCTCTATGCTATGGGCCGCGTGCGCGCGCTGCCAGGGGTCCTGGCTCATTTGAATCGCTTTGCTTCACCCGATGTGGCCATTGTTTTCACAACGGTGGTGGGCATCGTGCTGACGGTGGCGCTCGGCCTGGCCTTTGGAACAGGGACGGCGTTCGCTCTGATCGGGACAATTATTGTGCTGCCCATTATTCTGGTCTACCTGGCAACTTGCGTGGCAGTGCCGGTCTTTTATCTGCGCGAGCACCCCAATGAGTTCAATGTCCTCCGCCATATCGTGCTGCCGCTGATCCCAACGGTGGTGCTGCTGATCGTGCTCTGGTTCCAGGCAACGCAGCAGTATGAGGCTCCGCTGACCTGGGCCTTCCCGCTGGCGGTGGCCTGGCTGGTGATCGGGATTATCATCGCTCTGGTGCTCCGCTTCCGCGCTCCCGAGGTGCTGGAGGCCAGCAGCAAGGTCTATGTGGAGGCAGAGTAAGCCCCCCCGAAAGAGGTTGCTCTTCTTCTAGCTAGCAGGAGAAGACAGCGCTGGGGAGAGGCGGACCGCTCGTCGGCTCCGCCTCTCTTTTTTGTTGAGCATGTATCGTTTCTTTGCTTTCTTGCTCTGATTGTGCTTGGGCTTGCTTCGGCTGCCGCTGTTTTTTTACAATAGCGGCCAGAGATCTTTTTTCTGGAGAGAGCTGGCTGATGAGTTCTGCTCTGCTTCCCGGCGATTTTCTGCGTTTTCCGACAGAGCGCGAGCTGGTGCTGCGCGCCCAGGAAACGGTGGTGGGGGTGATCCCTGAGATCTGCC carries:
- a CDS encoding APC family permease; this translates as MTLKSSAPTEEQGNLRSGTIGLPGVLFQSITTMAPASAVSFSLSAAVPFAGTALPLAVTITLVVSVLIALNIGELARHLPSAGGFFTYIGRSLGSIPGWVTGWIFDLAYLLIVPLQLLVLGPVADSIVPLGPYGWAIWACIFAVVIFALTYFGIKVSADVGVVLGCIEIGVFLLLALWLIVTAGNNNTLAAFNPASSAQSGFGGWQGVLLGMIFTVLAFAGYESSAPLAEETRDPRRTVPLAIVLAALLIGLFYVFCSYAAVVGWGPAKIASYTGDPNPWGTMAQRVWGGFSIIVNLAILNSALANSNAGVNAVSRVLYAMGRVRALPGVLAHLNRFASPDVAIVFTTVVGIVLTVALGLAFGTGTAFALIGTIIVLPIILVYLATCVAVPVFYLREHPNEFNVLRHIVLPLIPTVVLLIVLWFQATQQYEAPLTWAFPLAVAWLVIGIIIALVLRFRAPEVLEASSKVYVEAE